From the genome of Homo sapiens chromosome 6 genomic scaffold, GRCh38.p14 alternate locus group ALT_REF_LOCI_3 HSCHR6_MHC_DBB_CTG1:
ctcgaactcctgacctcaggcgatccgcccacctcagcctcctaaagtgctgggattacaggtgtgagccactgcacccggtgtTTTCGGCTTTAGAGACAGGTtgttttgtcacctaggctggattgtaatggtacaatcatagttcactgcagcctcaaacatctgggctcaagtgatgttcccacctcagcctgccaagcaaCTGGGACCAtgggtgtgtaccaccatgcctggttaagtttatttttaaattttttgtagagacaaggtcttgccgcattgcccaggctggtctcgaactcctggcctcaagcaaccttcctgccttggtctcccaaagtactgggattgcaggcataagccactgcacctggccacaccAGGATCTATGATCACAAGCCTATCACAGCAGAGTTCAGGGCTGAGCTTGGGTCAGGGGTTTGAGCACCAAGATTTGGGGGACCCTCAGTTTTCACGTGCTATTGCCTGATTGTGGGTCAGCAGTAGGGGTAGTCTCAGGGACCCTACGCACTGAGGATTTCATGGGGGAGTAACACTGTGACAAGTCTAagtaacaagttttttttttgagatggagtctcgctctgtcacccaggctggagtgcaatggcgcaatcttggctcactgcaatctcctcctcccaggttcaagcaatcctcctgcctcagcctcccgagtagctgggattacaggccgcgcacacctggctaatttttgtactgttagtagagacagggtttcatcatgttggtcaggctggtctcaaactcctgaccttgtgatcctcccgcctcagcctcccaaagtgctgggattacaggcgtaagccactgcacctggctatttttttttttttttttttttgagacaggtctcactctggagtgcatggctcactgcagccttgacctcctgggctcaagcaatccttccacctcagcatctttagtagctgtgaccacaggcacacatcaacacacacccggctaatttttcattttttgtagagatgaggttgttgcccaggctggtctcaaactcctgagctcaggcaatcctactgccttggactcccaaagtgctgggattatgggtgtgcactaccacgcccagccaaggctTAGACATTTTAGAATGAGGCGATCCTGATTTCAGTTCTACCAGAGTCATGACCCCActatgctgctgatgaagactgGGGACAAAGGTGTTGAATGGTACAGGAAACAGGAGTCTTACCAGGGTCATGCTGAGTGTACGGCCCATGACAGCATGGAACAGGTCGTGTGCAGCTGGgccagacacaacaaaaaattcaCAGATGAAAAGGTATTCGCGGCAGGAATTGTCTAGGAGGGCGTAGTGCTGGCTGCGGAAGAGGGCCTCAAATGGATACTGGGAGAGGAggagtaaagaagaaaaacagaagggaTGGACCCCAACACTGACTTCCCATGGATATGGCTGGAAAATCAGTAAACCTGAGTAATAAGAGCTAGGCAGACCCTTCGCATCTATCTAGGTCCGGGCTGTCTAAGAGCAAGCTGAATGGGCACTGAAAAGGTGGGGGAACATAGGGGTACAAAAAGGGCCTACACCCACCTGCTGTTGCTACTCCTGCATCCACCTCAACACCTGCCTCTGACTGTCATTCCCCTCATCCAGTCTCTCCCCTCTGCATGCCCTTAAGTCAATGGTTCCCAGCTCTTTTCACATCACAGCAGGCTGGAGTGATTGGAGAAGGCCACTCCCAAGTCTAAGGGGATTAAGACAGGGCCTGCAGGTTGGGAAGCTCTGCCCTGAGGTCTGGCCTTCCCTCCCCACCGTGCTCAGAGCCTCTTTCGTGACTGAAGCTTGTTCCTCCTCATACCCTCTGCTCTCCGCGCTGCGCTGTGTGAGGCACCAGGATGGGGGCCTCAAGTTCAGTGGGGGAGATGACAGAGCCGCGGGTTCCTAGGGTGAAAATGGTGTTCCTGCTGCGGAGCGATGGCTTTGAGAAGAATCGTAAGATGGGTCAGAGTCAGGGAAAACAATGAGACCATAACTGGGCCCAAAGACTCACTATCTGTGGGGACCCCAGACAGGCAGACGTGGCCTAGCCAGCCCTCTTTCCCAGTACTAGGGCCCCACGTGCTGACATCTGTGAATGGGCTTCAGGGTGTCTCTCCCTCCCTTGCAATCATATGCAAAACTATGTGTCAAAATAATGTGTGCATCTTTCTGGGGAGGGAGGCTATAGCTTTCATCACATTCTAAAAGGTTTCAGTCCCATAGGAAAAGGTAAGGAGCAGTGCATTGGTGGCTGGAGTCGAAAGTCCTCCCACTCTCAAGGCCTGGCATGAGGGTTCCCCAGTACTAGGATATCTTTCTTTGCTGTATCTTCCACACCCATTAGATCATCTTTCTCAGCGACTTCCTCATactaaggaaagagaaaagagaactgaTAACCGTCTCTTCCcacaacacaataaaatattccTTGCCCAGGGATGTCCCCTCCTCCCAGTCCATGTGCCCAGGAATACCTCTCCCTCCTGACCTTACCTGCACCTTCATGAGCCGCCCCAGGTAAGAGCGGTAGTAAGACAGGTAAATCTTGCTCAGCGTCTCCACATATTCATCCCTGATCTCCTTTGCTGTTGCTCGTTCATTGCCCAGCAGAAACTGATAGAAGAACCTAGGGGGTCAGGAACATGTCAGTCTACCTGTCTCCCAAGAAACCAGATGCCCACACTAGGCCGCTCAAAAACTCAAAGGCCATCCCATGCACTTCCTTGGGGTTGTGACCTGTACTTCAGCAGGGCCGTCTGGGGGATCTGATAGTTGGTCATGGGTTTCCTGAAGGAATAAATCTTCTGGAGGATAAACTCTCGGATCTTCGTCACTGCCTAGATGTGGGGAACCAAACACAGGGCATGAAGCTGCAACCCTTTTGCTGTATGAGAGGAACTGGGGGAAGCAACAAATGGTAAACATAGGCAGAAGGGTGGTGAATATCTCTTTGGTATTTCTCAAGATTTTCAGGGAAACCCAGAGAGACAAGAATGGGGCTGCCCAGAAAAGGCAGGGTGAAGTCCCTGGAgacaggctacagtgagctctgcCAAGGAAATCCATAGTGAAGATCTTGGGAAGGCTGCTTCCAGTAGCCTCCAGGGTATCCATCCCTACTTCCCACCTTGACCCGGAGCCGATCGAGCACGCCTCTGACATCTGCGCAGGCTGCTGTGCCTCTAGCTTCCTGCTCTCTGACTGCGGCTGCCTTGGCATCCAGCTCCTGTAGCTGCTCCAAGAACCTGGGCTCTGTCACTGGAGCCTCCAGAATTGCCCTGGTTAGCAGGGAGGGGTGGGATGAGTTACAAGGGAGACCCAGACATCCCTAAACCAGACCCAGACCACACTCCTTACCTCCAGCCCCTGTCATCTCTACCACCTTGCATTGTACCATATAGTCAGGACACATGTACAAAGTTTTCTATTCCTGGACCTCCCCACTATACACCTGATCTTACATCATTCTTAATCTTAATCTTTGATGCCTAATGCATACCTAAAGAAATGGTGGTTAACCTGGCTACTAATTTCTAAAAAGCACTTAACCTGGAGCCAGGAGACCCATATGGTAAATAGGGTGGGTCACCCCAGCCCATCCACCTGCTATGGACATTATAACCCTTCAAACTGGTAACTCACGTGACCAGAGCAGAAGGCACCACCAGACCATCAACAAGCTCCCCAAGTTTCCCCCGAACTGCCTGGCGATTTCGAAGTCGAATGTTCATGGCTCCTGACTGTTCCTGCAGTGTCCGGATCTCAGAGCTGATGGAGCTGAGGTCACTCTGAAAAGCTCCCAACATCTGCTCCATTCGCTGTAGGGAGGGTAGATGTTGCCGGAGTGCTATAGGGTTTGTAGGGGATAAGTGGGCCACCAAAGACTCTTTGTGAAGTCTTCAGTATTTATCAGTCCTTGAGGGTGGCAGATGATGAGACACCCCAGATTATCAggaaataacattaaatatggCAGTAATAACAAAAAAGGCTCCTGAAGTCATCTTGAAAATGACCCTAACCTGTCCCCATCTTGAGGCTGATGACCTAAAAATGGCACCAGAGTCCATGATCTGGTTCAGAGTAGCTATTAGGGGTCACAGGTCATGATTACTAACCTCCAGGACAGCATCACAGGCTGTGATCTGGTTGTGTAGAGATGCTATATTCTCACTCTCTTGAATATCTGATCCACAAAAAGTCAAGGGGCCTCATGGTGAAGATGGGAGATCCTCAGATTTGTAGTACCTCTCCAATTTCTCTTTGAAGTGATAGAAACCTCAGAGATGTTGACCCCAGCTGGGACATCTGTACCACACGCCACAAAATCCCCATGTCAATAGCACCACCCCTTCCCTCTGCTGGAGGATACAATCCCGAATGGATTTCTGTTCAATCTGCTGTAGCTCCAGCTCAACTTGCTTTGAATAGTGACGGAGATCTACACCCTGGGAGAACATAAAGATGACAGGTCAGAAGGAAGTCTCAGTAAAGGGACACTGTAACAGAATCAGTGAAGGACTAAAGGGTCAGATACCAGGCTGATACAACAAAAGCAAGAGactgttgtttttccttttggggTAGAATAGATAGAAGGGCAGATTAGTACAGGGGAAAGCCTCACCGTTTTAAGAGCTTCCTTTACTAACTCATCCTCCAGATTTGCCTGAATGTGAACTGGAAATAGAAGTTTATCATAAGGGTCCAGCTCCACAGCTCCCTCTCCCCACATTGAGTATCTGCACACCAATCCCTACCTTATTCCTTCCAGCCCCCATGCCTCTCAGATTACAGGTACTGCACCCACCCCATGCCATCGCTTACCATCCACTTCATCCAGGATGAATTCATCAGAAGTGATATCCAACTCCCCAAGTTGCAGTGGTTCCTGGAGCCCAGGACCACCCGCCTGGAAAGGGATAAGTTAATGGGAGTAGGGTACggtgaaagacagaaagaaaaaatataattggatATCCCCAGTCCTTCAAGTGAGAAGGAGCTGCTTTTACTGGGAGCCACAGGTACTGCTTTGAAAAATTCTAAGAGTCTCACGTTGTACCCACTCTCCTATTTTGTGCTGATGGGTAAGGAATACGACAAGGAGTGAGACGATCCAGTGAGACAGTGGAggtagcccagcatggtggtgggctccttgtagtcccaactacttagaaGCTGAGACGGGAAGATTGTTTgaggagatcaggagttcaaggtcaacctgggtaacacagggaaacccgtctaaagaaaacaaaaaaaggtaaaagacaaGACAGTGCAGTggaggccggacgcagtggctcacgcctgtaatcccagcactttgggaggccgaggtgggaagatcacgaggtcaggagatcgagaccatcctggctaacacagtgaaaccccgtctctactaaaaaatacaaaaaattagccgggcgcggtggcgggcgcctgtagtcccagctacttgggaggttgaggcaggagaatggcgtgaacccggaaggtggagcttgcagtgagccaagatcgcgccactgcactccagcctgggcgacagagcaagactccgtctcaaaaaaaaaaaaaaaaaaaaaaaagtgcagtggAGATGACCGAATGAGGAAAGCTAGGAATTGCAGAGGATAGAGCAGAACTTGCACTTAAATTTAAGACCCTCAGACTCCTGCCATCTTGGGTGTTCTATCACACCTCTGGGGAACCCCAGGCTTTCTAGAAATGTCAAAACACATAGTGTTTACCTGCATGCCAGGTGCAATCTTACACATATTCATCTAATCCTAACGACGATGTATACAATAGGTTCTATCTTCCTCACCTTAAAGGTGTGAGAAATGATGGCACAGAGAAGCTGGttaacttgcccaagggcacacagcgTGTAAGTGGCAGAGATagaactcaggcagtctggcttcagaggCCATGTTCTTAACCTTTACACTATACTACTTCGTGACTCTACCCCAAAATGTGGAGTGAAGTTGAAATTTTGTGCCCCAGAACATGAGTTTCAGCCACTAGGGTCCCGCTCAGGGTCGGGTCTGATCACAGGGAAGGGTACGGGGAGCCAAACAGGTAATATCACGGGTAGCAGCCAAGTTCCCACCCTTGTGCCTAAACCCAGCTCAGGTCTTTCTGAAGCTAGGAGCACCGGAACTACGGAGGAGAAACAGCTCCGCGCTCTCACCAGCgggccctcttcctcctccatatCTGAGGTCCCAGCCCGCAACACCAGTTCCCGGGCCGCAGCCGCCATGGTCGCAGCGGCGGCCATTCCCCGCAGCCTCACTTCCGGCAACTGTCAGTCCCGGCGAGTCCGTTCCCCGGAGTGGAGCTACAAGTCCCAAAGGGTCTTCCTCAGCGCGAAATCGTTCCCAGATATTTGAGTTAAGTTGTTTGACTCCAGCTGTCCCCTTTCAGCTCTAACCACTTCACCCAACTGCAAATGGAAATATGGAAGTCTGAAACACAAACTAGCCCCGGAACCTTCGCTGTTCTCTTACCTATGAACCTTACGAACTGTAAAGAAAGGCGCACCGGAAGTTGTGGTACCCAAGCCATACTCTCATAAATCCAGCCAGGTCGCGCTGAAACAGTTTCCGGAAGCACTTCTCCTAGATCGCACcgcctcttcctcctggaagctATATAATGATATCGCGTCACTTCCGCTCTCTCTTCCACAGGAGGCCTACACGCCGCCGCTTGTGCTGCAGCCATGGTAAGACTGGAATCCGTGCCGTGATCCAGCGGCATCGCAGCTCGGGCAAGGAAAGCCGGCTGTCAGGGTTCTGGAAACGTCCTGCCCTGAGGGCCTGCGACTTTCTGTATGGAGCCTTGGATCGCGTCCCTGGAAAGGGACACCAAAGATTTCCAATTCCGGAGAGCGGGCCCGAGGAAGGGTCACTGCTCGGGCGCACGAAAGCTGTCTAAGGCTTGGGCGTATATGGGGAACTCTGGCTTTTGCCACGCACTTTTGGGAATGGGCAGGAGACCTGCTTCCTCTCTCCAGAGGTTGCATTTTCCCAAGCTTGAACGCTTCATGTGCCTACTCTGCAGGACTGAGGAGTTTGCTCTGTGGTGTGAAAACCTAAGGAATGGGGGGCGGGTGTCTTGCCACTTGTGTGACAGGCTTAACCTTTTTGTATGAAGTTCGTTTGCCTTATCGGCCTTACTGTTTGATAGTTTACTGTGTCTGATTTCTTCCCCCGTACTTTTTCAACTAGTCTCTAGTGATCCCTGAAAAGTTCCAGCATATTTTGCGAGTACTCAACACCAACATCGATGGGCGGCGGAAAATAGCCTTTGCCATCACTGCCATTAAGGTAAGTGAAGTAGGGTAAGGAATAGGGAATGTAAATGAGAATTGGGTTGTGAAGACATAAGCAAAAATGAAGCAAGGCTGGGGAGACTTGAGTCTCATCCAGATCACCTTGACTGCTGgattaagaaaagaaagtggtttaGGGAGAGACTGACCCCTTTAGCATTTACCACAGAAAATAAGTGATTAAAGCCAAGATAGTGGTCTAAGGTCAAGCCAAAACATTTCAcctggggaagtggggaggaggtATGGTTGCTCACCCGAATTCGCTAAGATTTTCCTGAACCACGAGCTTGTGAGATTTCTTCTAGATTCGGTTTCTTTACCCATCCCACCATCATAACAGCAACCCTTCCTGCGAAATTTATATTCCCTGAGAATTGGAGGATTATTGGGCATCTTGAGGGATAAGTAGAAATACCAACAGATAAAAAGTGTGAAGAAGCCTGTAGATGGAGGGTGGAAGAAGTCTGAGTGGGACATTTACTCAGATGAGCCATAATTGACACTCCTTTCCTGTCGAAGTGTGAAGGAGTACATCCATCTTTCTTTGGCTTTTAAGAATCGAATCAATGAATGCAAGAATATTATTTCACTTGAGTATTTCTCTCCACAAACCTAATGAATTCTTGGCTTTCTAGATACAtaacgttctttttttttcccttaagtcaGAATGTGTAGTTAGTTGTGGAAATAGCCTACCAGTATGTGTCCATGCGTGCAGGGCTAGGCCTGTCTTCTTGGCTTCTGTTGCATGGTAGGTACTTAGGCGACGTTAGGGAATGGATAGTAGTAGGGATACTGTTGGCTCTGTTGAGGAATTTGTAGAGGGAAATTCCTTCTGTTGGGTGCTCTGTGAAACTAATAAGGCAGTGTGAAATACTGTACTTATTTCAGAGACCGGCTGTGAGGCTTAAGTAGAGGTGCAGCATTCATAAGTGTAATAGAGAATAACCTTCATGGATGTATCTAACTAAAAATTAGAAATCTTATTTCATCTATATCTCTTCCCACACCCATTTTGAAGTAAATCTTTTCACTTGTAAACATATAATTAAATTTGAGGcttagtgcagtggctcactcggaggctgaagtgggcggatcccctgaggtcaggagttcgagaccagcctggtcaacatggtgaaacctcgtcatttaattaataaatttgaaagaCCCTGCTCTCTTCTGAATCAACCTAATAATTTGACCCTTggtcatgtttatttatttatcccgagacagagtctcaccccgtcacccaggccggagtgcaatggtgcaatcttatctcactgcaacctcagcctcccaagtagctgagattacaggcacacgcccagctaatttttgtatttttagaagagatggggtttcaccatgttggtcaaactggtcttaaacttctgacctcaggtgatccacccacctcagcctcccaaagtgctgggattataggcgtgagccactgcacccagccacatttattttttgagactgtcgcccaggctggagtggcggaATCActcttcactgcagcctcgacctccagggctcaagtcaatcctcctacctcaactttccaagtagttggggctacaggtgtgcaccaccacatctggctaatctggatcttgctgtgttgtccaggctggtcttgaactcctgggctcagtgatcctccagcctcagcctcctaaagtgctgggattacaggcatataggcatgagccacggtgaaGCCAACCCTTGATCTCTTTCTTGCAGATAGGAACTGCCATTTGTTTTAGTTTCCTGGAGCCTACTGTAACAAGTTCATATAAACTAAGCAGAAAATTACTCTTGGCGCTGGAGGCACTTAAGAATCCTACCTTGCCTCTTCCTGTCTTCTGGTGGTTGTCAGTAATCCTtagtgttccttggcttgtagctgcattACTCCAATCTGTTGCTGTCATCTCATGGTCCTCTTCGTGTCTCTCTCATGATTTGTCATTGGATCTAGAGCCCACCCTAATCAAATATAACGTCATTTTACCTAATTATTTCCGTAacgaccttatttccaaatagggCCACATTCTGATGTTCTAGTTGGACAAAATGAGGGGCAGGGCTCAGTATTcagttcctccttcactctcCAAATCACTTTGGTTCATGAGTTCAGATGGCATGGGTGCTAGTGCTGGTGTTGATGTGATGCTACCAATGTAAGCattagtttctttttataataacttGGGCAGTCAGTTCTGGGCACTGACAAAATTGAGTTTGTGATCTTGGAATACTTTGATTATGGGGATACAGTGATTTGCCTAAATAATTGTGACCCTTAGAGATTCTGAGGAACTGACAGCCCAATACCTTAATCAAAGCCTGTAACTCATAAGACCCTGGTTTACTGCATCAGCTTGGAGTGGCAGGCCCCTTGTTCTCCTAAATGCAAGAATCAGAAGGCACTTAGTGACAACTACATATGCTGagcaatgggggaaaaaaaagatactgcCTGCTTTCAAAG
Proteins encoded in this window:
- the VPS52 gene encoding vacuolar protein sorting-associated protein 52 homolog isoform X1, which translates into the protein MAAAATMAAAARELVLRAGTSDMEEEEGPLAGGPGLQEPLQLGELDITSDEFILDEVDVHIQANLEDELVKEALKTGVDLRHYSKQVELELQQIEQKSIRDYIQESENIASLHNQITACDAVLERMEQMLGAFQSDLSSISSEIRTLQEQSGAMNIRLRNRQAVRGKLGELVDGLVVPSALVTAILEAPVTEPRFLEQLQELDAKAAAVREQEARGTAACADVRGVLDRLRVKAVTKIREFILQKIYSFRKPMTNYQIPQTALLKYRFFYQFLLGNERATAKEIRDEYVETLSKIYLSYYRSYLGRLMKVQYEEVAEKDDLMGVEDTAKKGFFSKPSLRSRNTIFTLGTRGSVISPTELEAPILVPHTAQRGEQRTWEWPSPITPACCDVKRAGNH
- the VPS52 gene encoding vacuolar protein sorting-associated protein 52 homolog isoform 1 (isoform 1 is encoded by transcript variant 1) is translated as MAAAATMAAAARELVLRAGTSDMEEEEGPLAGGPGLQEPLQLGELDITSDEFILDEVDVHIQANLEDELVKEALKTGVDLRHYSKQVELELQQIEQKSIRDYIQESENIASLHNQITACDAVLERMEQMLGAFQSDLSSISSEIRTLQEQSGAMNIRLRNRQAVRGKLGELVDGLVVPSALVTAILEAPVTEPRFLEQLQELDAKAAAVREQEARGTAACADVRGVLDRLRVKAVTKIREFILQKIYSFRKPMTNYQIPQTALLKYRFFYQFLLGNERATAKEIRDEYVETLSKIYLSYYRSYLGRLMKVQYEEVAEKDDLMGVEDTAKKGFFSKPSLRSRNTIFTLGTRGSVISPTELEAPILVPHTAQRGEQRYPFEALFRSQHYALLDNSCREYLFICEFFVVSGPAAHDLFHAVMGRTLSMTLKHLDSYLADCYDAIAVFLCIHIVLRFRNIAAKRDVPALDRYWEQVLALLWPRFELILEMNVQSVRSTDPQRLGGLDTRPHYITRRYAEFSSALVSINQTIPNERTMQLLGQLQVEVENFVLRVAAEFSSRKEQLVFLINNYDMMLGVLMERAADDSKEVESFQQLLNARTQEFIEELLSPPFGGLVAFVKEAEALIERGQAERLRGEEARVTQLIRGFGSSWKSSVESLSQDVMRSFTNFRNGTSIIQGALTQLIQLYHRFHRVLSQPQLRALPARAELINIHHLMVELKKHKPNF
- the VPS52 gene encoding vacuolar protein sorting-associated protein 52 homolog isoform 3 (isoform 3 is encoded by transcript variant 3); the encoded protein is MEQMLGAFQSDLSSISSEIRTLQEQSGAMNIRLRNRQAVRGKLGELVDGLVVPSALVTAILEAPVTEPRFLEQLQELDAKAAAVREQEARGTAACADVRGVLDRLRVKAVTKIREFILQKIYSFRKPMTNYQIPQTALLKYRFFYQFLLGNERATAKEIRDEYVETLSKIYLSYYRSYLGRLMKVQYEEVAEKDDLMGVEDTAKKGFFSKPSLRSRNTIFTLGTRGSVISPTELEAPILVPHTAQRGEQRYPFEALFRSQHYALLDNSCREYLFICEFFVVSGPAAHDLFHAVMGRTLSMTLKHLDSYLADCYDAIAVFLCIHIVLRFRNIAAKRDVPALDRYWEQVLALLWPRFELILEMNVQSVRSTDPQRLGGLDTRPHYITRRYAEFSSALVSINQTIPNERTMQLLGQLQVEVENFVLRVAAEFSSRKEQLVFLINNYDMMLGVLMERAADDSKEVESFQQLLNARTQEFIEELLSPPFGGLVAFVKEAEALIERGQAERLRGEEARVTQLIRGFGSSWKSSVESLSQDVMRSFTNFRNGTSIIQGALTQLIQLYHRFHRVLSQPQLRALPARAELINIHHLMVELKKHKPNF
- the VPS52 gene encoding vacuolar protein sorting-associated protein 52 homolog isoform X2 — protein: MNSSWMKWMGVDLRHYSKQVELELQQIEQKSIRDYIQESENIASLHNQITACDAVLERMEQMLGAFQSDLSSISSEIRTLQEQSGAMNIRLRNRQAVRGKLGELVDGLVVPSALVTAILEAPVTEPRFLEQLQELDAKAAAVREQEARGTAACADVRGVLDRLRVKAVTKIREFILQKIYSFRKPMTNYQIPQTALLKYRFFYQFLLGNERATAKEIRDEYVETLSKIYLSYYRSYLGRLMKVQYEEVAEKDDLMGVEDTAKKGFFSKPSLRSRNTIFTLGTRGSVISPTELEAPILVPHTAQRGEQRYPFEALFRSQHYALLDNSCREYLFICEFFVVSGPAAHDLFHAVMGRTLSMTLKHLDSYLADCYDAIAVFLCIHIVLRFRNIAAKRDVPALDRYWEQVLALLWPRFELILEMNVQSVRSTDPQRLGGLDTRPHYITRRYAEFSSALVSINQTIPNERTMQLLGQLQVEVENFVLRVAAEFSSRKEQLVFLINNYDMMLGVLMERAADDSKEVESFQQLLNARTQEFIEELLSPPFGGLVAFVKEAEALIERGQAERLRGEEARVTQLIRGFGSSWKSSVESLSQDVMRSFTNFRNGTSIIQGALTQLIQLYHRFHRVLSQPQLRALPARAELINIHHLMVELKKHKPNF